In one Silene latifolia isolate original U9 population chromosome 10, ASM4854445v1, whole genome shotgun sequence genomic region, the following are encoded:
- the LOC141606676 gene encoding FBD-associated F-box protein At5g56380-like produces MSGENEAKRQRGSVDRISELPEFILHHILSILDTKEAGRVIVLSKRWHYAWSSIPVLDFRPLYLKEFRDRPYDYDDDTVERFVGFIDKTLERYFMRKYRITKMYLELCKVDEKLKPLVDKWIMIAVQNQIQRLEIQINDLENKYKLPEILFCAKSLNYLKCEGAALPFYETMELVSLEYLILVPETVDDDMLQRIISSCPLVEIDISYYKCLTKISLPWMKKVNGGAESSGNGTMQSNLQEYPLQKFVCRGFLGELSWPWSMNVIALRNLRKLEFNSVPIRDDIISELSYGLVVLESLVLSGCFMLECINISSNSLKRLEISSNSELMKATIDAPKLLEFLCICDVRTSLSLIRAVDHCNAQFVSSCSYSTTIWLVKLKKFLLETNFFKSLLIRFHFVLDSSEIAFKEDQLRNAGTGVPYKLRELKLHGASSRNLTESSLLAFLNGLFWCCRPDVLSISTKSQDVVAKLILSILQEKAECWKDPLKNVEVESIEYPRLPSGLSVVLIRLRLSW; encoded by the exons ATGTCTGGAGAAAATGAAGCAAAGAGGCAAAGGGGTTCAGTTGATAGAATTTCGGAACTTCCGGAGTTTATCCTGCATCATATTCTCTCAATCCTTGATACTAAAGAGGCGGGTCGAGTTATTGTATTGTCTAAGAGGTGGCATTATGCTTGGTCTTCCATTCCGGTTTTGGATTTTCGGCCTCTATACTTAAAGGAATTTAGGGATAGGCCTTACGACTATGATGATGATACAGTTGAACGTTTTGTAGGGTTCATTGATAAGACCTTGGAAAGATACTTTATGCGGAAGTATAGAATAACAAAAATGTACCTTGAACTTTGTAAGGTTGATGAAAAGCTAAAACCTTTAGTTGATAAATGGATAATGATCGCGGTGCAAAACCAAATCCAGAGATTGGAAATCCAGATTAATGACCTTGAAAACAAATATAAGTTGCCTGAGATTCTATTTTGTGCAAAATCGCTGAATTATTTGAAATGTGAAGGCGCTGCATTGCCATTTTATGAGACTATGGAGCTTGTCTCTCTCGAATATCTGATTTTGGTCCCGGAAACTGTAGATGACGATATGCTTCAAAGAATTATCTCTTCTTGCCCTTTAGTTGAAATAGATATAAGTTATTACAAGTGCCTTACAAAAATTTCACTTCCTTGGATGAAAAAAGTTAATGGAGGAGCCGAAAGCAGTGGTAATGGAACAATGCAATCCAACCTCCAAGAATACCCGCTTCAAAAGTTTGTTTGTAGAGGTTTTCTTGGGGAATTGTCGTGGCCATGGAGCATGAATGTAATTGCATTGAGAAACTTGAGAAAGCTGGAGTTTAATTCTGTTCCTATTAGAGATGATATTATTTCAGAGCTGTCATATGGGCTTGTGGTGTTGGAAAGTTTAGTACTTTCGGGTTGCTTTATGCTAGAATGCATTAACATCTCAAGCAATTCACTTAAGCGACTTGAAATCTCAAGTAACTCGGAGTTAATGAAGGCGACAATTGATGCCCCTAAATTGCTCGAGTTTCTCTGCATATGTGATGTGAGGACCTCCCTGTCGCTGATTCGAGCAGTAGATCACTGTAATGCTCAATTCGTCTCGTCGTGTAGTTATTCCACCACTATTTGGCTTGTTAAGTTAAAGAAGTTTCTCTTAGAAACGaacttcttcaaatctttactgATTCGGTTTCATTTCGTTTTGGACAGTTCTGAG ATTGCATTCAAAGAGGACCAACTGAGGAATGCTGGTACCGGCGTACCGTACAAACTCAGGGAGTTAAAGCTGCATGGAGCAAGTTCTAGGAATCTAACAGAATCTTCGCTTTTGGCTTTTCTGAATGGACTGTTTTGGTGTTGCCGTCCTGATGTGCTGTCAATATCAACTAAATCACAGGATGTGGTAGCTAAG TTGATCTTAAGCATCCTCCAGGAAAAAGCGGAATGTTGGAAGGATCCCTTGAAAAACGTAGAAGTTGAAAGCATTGAATACCCTCGTTTACCATCAGGTTTATCCGTGGTTTTAATCAGGCTCAGGTTGTCATGGTAG